The following coding sequences lie in one Vigna radiata var. radiata cultivar VC1973A unplaced genomic scaffold, Vradiata_ver6 scaffold_73, whole genome shotgun sequence genomic window:
- the LOC106779902 gene encoding probable serine/threonine-protein kinase PBL28 has translation MPFGLVSAWNKRRRSKSQDHSDPWIYKPAEFWQLEDHIPQPTKRRHRSCVFTLKEMEEATCSFSDDNLLGKGGFGRVYRGNLKSGEVVAIKKMELPAMKAAEGEREFRVEVDILSRLDHPNLVSLIGYCADGKHRFLVYEYMQNGNLQHHLNGIGERKMDWPLRLKVALGAAKGLAYLHSSSCLGIPIVHRDFKSTNVLLDANFEAKISDFGLAKLMPEGQETHVTVRVLGTFGYFDPEYTSTGKLTVQSDVYAFGVVLLELLTGRPALDLNQGPNDQNLVLQVRHLLKERKKLRKVIDAEMARNSYTIESIFMFANLASRCVHAESNERPSMVDCVKEIQMIIHTNSKGLGMVRHSFRMV, from the exons ATGCCATTTGGTTTAGTCTCAGCATGGAACAAGCGTCGAAGAAGCAAATCTCAAGATCATTCAGACCCtt GGATTTATAAACCTGCAGAGTTTTGGCAGCTTGAAGATCATATACCACAACCAACAAAAAGGAGGCACAGGTCATGTGTTTTCACGCTCAAGGAGATGGAAGAGGCAACATGTTCATTCAGTGATGATAATCTGCTTGGAAAAGGAGGGTTTGGCAGAGTTTACAGAGGCAATTTGAAGTCAGGAGAG GTTgtagcaataaaaaaaatggagctGCCAGCAATGAAAGCAGCAGAGGGGGAGCGTGAATTCCGTGTAGAGGTTGACATATTAAGCAGACTTGACCACCCAAATCTTGTTTCTTTGATAGGATACTGTGCTGATGGGAAGCACAGGTTCCTAGTTTATGAATATATGCAAAATGGGAACCTGCAACATCATTTGAACG GaattggagaaagaaaaatggattgGCCTCTCAGACTCAAAGTGGCACTGGGAGCTGCAAAAGGGCTTGCTTACCTTCATTCAAGTTCTTGTCTTGGAATTCCTATTGTTCATAGAGATTTCAAATCCACCAATGTTCTTTTAGATGCCAATTTTGAAGCAAAG ATATCTGATTTTGGGCTTGCCAAGCTGATGCCAGAAGGACAAGAAACACATGTGACAGTCAGAGTACTTGGTACCTTTGGTTATTTTGATCCAGAGTATACATCG ACAGGAAAACTCACAGTACAAAGTGATGTGTATGCTTTTGGGGTTGTTCTTCTAGAGCTTCTCACAGGACGTCCAGCTTTAGATCTAAACCAGGGTCCAAATGATCAAAACCTAGTACTACAG GTGAGGCACTTACTGAAGGAGAGAAAGAAGCTTCGTAAGGTGATAGATGCAGAGATGGCTCGAAATTCTTACACCATTGAGTCTATATTCATGTTTGCAAATCTGGCTTCACGATGTGTTCATGCGGAGAGTAATGAGAGACCTTCAATGGTAGATTGTGTCAAAGAAATCCAAATGATTATCCATACCAATTCAAAGGGCTTGGGAATGGTTAGGCATAGCTTCAGAATGGTCTAA